A single window of Vigna unguiculata cultivar IT97K-499-35 chromosome 1, ASM411807v1, whole genome shotgun sequence DNA harbors:
- the LOC114195310 gene encoding transcription factor JUNGBRUNNEN 1-like, whose protein sequence is MGVSESFNKDNHHECVDDDEIPLPGFRFHPTDEELVSFYLRRKLDKKPISIELIKQIDIYKYDPWDLPKSSGSGGEKEGYFFCRRGRKYRNSIRPNRVTGSGFWKATGIDKPVYSQGGEGNDCIGLKKTLVYYRGSAGKGTKTDWMMHEFRLPSNTDTNTSFPNSRNYVDVPQEAEIWTLCRIFKRNVSQRKHVPDLKQVSAKRHAFYDKSSRESNMEFDGGNKESYINFGGHYHNEQKPAINYTNSDKRNQFNVVSQLCSTVAQQQPQLTAPAPNLWTNLPGNDFFTFDNWDELGSVVKFAVDSPSL, encoded by the exons ATGGGTGTGAGCGAAAGTTTCAACAAGGATAATCATCATGAGTGTGTGGATGACGATGAAATTCCACTTCCTGGATTTCGATTCCACCCCACAGATGAAGAGCTTGTTAGTTTCTATCTACGAAGGAAGCTTGATAAGAAACCCATCAGCATCGAGCTCATCAAACAGATTGACATTTACAAATACGATCCTTGGGATCTTCCAA AAAGCAGTGGCAGTGGAGGAGAGAAGGAGGGTTACTTCTTCTGCAGAAGAGGGAGGAAGTATAGGAATAGCATAAGGCCTAATAGAGTGACTGGGTCTGGGTTTTGGAAAGCAACCGGCATAGACAAACCAGTGTACTCACAAGGTGGAGAAGGCAATGACTGCATTGGACTAAAAAAAACACTAGTCTATTACCGTGGCAGTGCAGGCAAAGGCACCAAAACCGATTGGATGATGCATGAGTTTCGTCTTCCTTCTAACACAGACACCAACACAAGCTTTCCGAACTCCAGGAATTATGTAGATGTTCCCCAAGAAGCt GAAATTTGGACGTTGTGTAGAATTTTCAAGAGAAACGTGTCACAGAGGAAGCACGTGCCGGACTTGAAACAAGTATCTGCTAAGCGCCATGCATTTTATGACAAGAGCTCAAGAGAGAGCAATATGGAGTTTGACGGTGGTAACAAAGAATCGTATATAAATTTTGGTGGCCACTATCACAACGAGCAGAAGCCCGCCATCAACTATACAAACAGTGATAAAAGGAATCAGTTTAATGTGGTTAGTCAGTTGTGCTCTACAGTGGCACAGCAGCAACCTCAACTTACTGCACCAGCTCCTAACCTTTGGACCAACCTACCTGGGAACGATTTTTTCACATTCGATAACTGGGATGAACTTGGATCGGTAGTGAAGTTTGCTGTTGATTCGCCTAGCTTGTAG